Within Nematostella vectensis chromosome 1, jaNemVect1.1, whole genome shotgun sequence, the genomic segment ttttggtgttggcaggggtctggcttgtgtagggtgtgttaggtGTGTATATTTTAGGTGAGAGTGTAGGAAAGTGTGAGGGGGGAGGAAGTGTATGTGTAGGTGTGTGGGGCTTAGgtgggtgttggtgttgtgttgtggCTTGGAATAATCGTGGTGGGTTGTATGATGGCGTGGTTTGGGTAAAGTGGGTATAGGGCTGTTTGTGGGGTGAGGGATGAGGGGGTGCTTGTTGTTGGGTTCTACTGCCCCTTACGTACCTGATCTTCGTCGACACTGTTCAAACAGTCTGGGTGCTTTATCAAAATGCACTCGACGCACCGTTTGGAGCCTGTAATGGCGGCCAAGTGCTGTGCTTAGAGTATCCCTTGCCATGTTTGTGCTCTTACCAATACTAAAGATATACTCCGCTGTGTTCTTGGCACCTTTCTCCACCGCGTGACCCAGCGGTGTCATTTTGTCTTCGTCCTTCAGGTCGATTCGTGCCTCGTGCTCTATCTACAGAGAGATGATGGCAATCATAAGACATCAACGTGTTCATAGAATCATCATATTGTCTTCagcattatttttattataatccCAAGTTGACACTAGGTCGTTTGTGCAACGACGACGGAGACGGCACTAAAAACGACGAGCACCCTTATAAATTGTTCAAAACGTCGACGAcatccggggggggggggggaagagaCACCCTGTCCATGATACATTTCACACCGCCGCCCGTCGAGATGGCGCGCAGATGATCTTAAGGTGGTAAGTCATGAAGGTGGTAAATCCGACACATTCGCGTTTTTCGCTGCTTGGTCTGATTATTAAGCGCAATTTTATTGGTAGGGTGTCAATCCACCCTAGTTGACGTCGGTCACGGCAAATCTAGAACTTTATCTCCTTACATAAGGATTTGACTAGACAATCAACAGGCAAGCTGTGGAATAACTAGGGAGTCGTTGTGAGCGTGTAGGCGTGAAtcagggaaataaaaaaaagacgaGGTTTATGTGGTATGTTTTACGCCTCTGTGGGAAAAAATAGTTTCGCTGACGCTTCAAAGCGTTAGCTCTTCGTCGAAGCAAAATAAGATTCATTACAGGTCAGCTAATAAAACTTCAAATCAAGCATATATTCTCACCAGCAACTTGCAGATCTTGAGCTTATCCATTCCGCATGCGATGTGTAGAGGTGTACAAAGACCTCGCCCTTTCGCATTCACGTTGCACTTCTCATTTGACACCAGCGTCTACAAAACACATATGATTTGATTGACGTGGTCAGCGTAAAACTTTGTTAAGAATAGTTGTCGACGGGATGATGGCGTATGGAAGTTTTTATCTTGCTTGCTTAGTTTGTTTCACAAtatacccctctccccccccccccccgtcctAACCGCCGCGTGCAATGGTGTGTCACCACGATTGTCTTGCCCATACCTCTCTCACCCAAGTatccccacccttccctctTCAGTACCTTGACTATCGCCTTGTCACCAGTCCTAACCGCATCGTGTAAGGGCGTGTCACCACGATTGTTTTGCccatacctccccccctcacCCAAGCATTCCCACCCTTCCCTCTTTTGTACCCTGACTATCGCCTCGTCACCAGTCCTAACCGCCACTTGAAAGGGAGTGTCACCACGATTATCTTGCCCAGTCCCCTCTCACCCAAGTATTCTTACCCTTCCCTCTTTAGTACCTTGACTATCGCCTCGTCACCAGTCCTAACCGCCGCGTGTAAGGGTGTGTCACCTCTCTGGTCTTGTTTCGTAAGCTCCGCTCCGCGACTCAGTAAAAACTCAACGAACTCTATGCGTTTGCCTGTCGTTGCGTGGTGTAGCGGGGTCTTGCCGTACTCGTCGGCACAGTTGATGTCTACAATAGAGTATGGGCCGTTAAAACTTTCCGGATAAATAACTGTAAACGTAGAAGGTTTAACGGTATttgcaaataaaaaacgaGTGCATTTTCCCACCGACTCCCTTGTCTAGTAATTTGATGGCTGTCTCCTTGTCCCCCATGTACGCAGCAGCGCAAAGCTGTTCTTGTTTAGTGCCCTGGAGAAAGGATTGGCAAAAGAGACAAGGTTCAGTTTTCTAATATTGAGATTTCCAAAGCGCCTTAGATGCAAAGGTTCTCgaggggaggtgggggggggggggggggggggggagttacCGATAGTccagaaaaaaacatcagtAAACCTGTTGTGCCTAGCGCCCCGATCTATTTTAGAAAGCCCGTAAGCTTCTGGCTTATGAATACGTAGCTCGCTTTACGATTGACGTTTTggaggcgggggggggggggggggggggggggggggttgaaggGGGGTTATGGTCCAACGATTTCCCGAGAGGGGATGGGTCCGCTATTAGGATTAACCTCAACTGTTGTCTTTAATGGCTGCTCGCTCTCGTCATCATCCAAATCCGCCTCCTTTGCCTTGCCGTTCACCATGACTAGCTCCACGTTTTTAtcgtttttcttcttctttttcttatcGTTTGTTTTGTTGGGCTTGGGGGGTCTCGGGGGCTTTGGCGCTTTTTTTACCATTATTGAGGGTGAATATGATCTTGATAATAAAACCTGTGTTAAAACATTATAAATGGAATTTATTACCATAATGAACTGTGGCGAGGTCTGAGCTAAATGGAGGGAGCTTTAGGTCAAACCTGTTGTCATAAGCTCTGGCCCCATCAGTATGTTATTTTGCATTCGATAGTGCGCTCAAAGCGTAACAAACAAAAGTTCGGGTTCCACTACACTGTAGGGATTGTTTATTGCTTTTTGTATGCGTTCGTAGATGGATTTGTATCATGTATGACAGATTGATCATAAACTTGCATAACTCAGTTGCCTAGactgtgaaaaattgataaaaaGAAATCTATCAGGGAATATAGGTGTGGAAAAAATTGTTAACGGCGGCTGGGTGTATcataacttttaaaaaaaaatcaaaaagaaTTCTGAGGTTCAATATGAAAGGTAAAACTCCTGCAAACCTACAAACCACAAAAGGCACAAATCCTTgtgcaaacaaataaagatttTTAAATGCTTTGGAATTTAAAGGTTAAAAGAACTTTGGAATTTAAAACTTAAAATACCTAAAAGAAGgtttaatttattttccttCATGTTCAGAGCTTATCGTCAAAACCAGAGAGACCTAATTTTCTCTGTAAATTGTTTTTGTGATTTAAATGAGTATTTCTAGACTAGGATGCTAGTTTTTAATGTTTCAAATCGCATCGCAAGTCGTGAGGCTtagacatacatacatacatatttttacatacatacatatttATTAGCACCCTCTATTATACAGATATTACTtattaaataagaaaagaagaaaaataaatataatttttataattgggCACCAGCCGCATTAAGAAATAGCATAGCTAATCGAGCTTAAGCGGCTAGGTCAAGCGGAAAATTGCATGGGTACAACATGATACATCAATATAATATCAATACAaacagaaacgaaaaacaaacgACAATAGATGCACGCACCAGAACAAAACACGCACAAGCAAGGGGAGGTCGATTATAGGGATCATTTATATATAGGAGAGAATCTTAAGTTTGTAAATTACAACAATAATAGAGTTAGCTTTTGTAACGATCTAGAAGAGAGCTGATCATTAGTGTCTTGAAACTGGAGCGAGATTTAGATTTATAATCATCCTGAATATCGTTCCAGATTTTTACACCAAGAAAGCGAATGTTAAATTTGCCATAGTTTGTGCGTATCTTAGGCAGGTAATAAGTCTTCCTACTAGCAagtcttgtattatattgatgtatcctgttaatatttgtgaaaaatgATTTGAAGACAGATGGCAAATGATCTGAATGGAAGTCATACATAAACAGTGCATTGTTAAGATAGATTATGTCATGAAGTTTGAGGAGACTAAGTTGGTAGAATAATGGATTTGAAGGGGTTctaaaatcagaaaaagttAATATTCTAATTGCCCTTTTCTGAAGTATAAAAAggggcttaagagtagttgcatAGGTGTTGCCCCAGGTCACAACTGAGTAAGTTAGAAATGGAAATAATAATGTATAGTAACGCATTTTTAGGACTGAAATATTTACATAATGTCTTATTTTTGAAAGAACACCAATGCAACGTTTAATCTTTTTAGCTATATGAAGTATCTGATATTTCCAGCTAAGATGGGAGTCAATATAGATGCCTAGATATTTGATGTACTTCTCTTTCTTGATGCATTTGCCATTTATCTTAATACTTAGAGTATAATTAGAGATTTTCTGTGGTGGATGAAAAATGATGAAGTTTGTTTTATCGATATTTAGAGAGAGCTTATTGGCAGCAAGCCAGTTAGAAACATGAAGAAGATTTTCGTTGATACAGGATTCCAGAGCAAGCAAACTACTGTTCGAGTAAAATAGGTTAGTGTCATCAGCAAAGATATGAAAATCTTTGTGGGGAgagagttttctgataaaaatttaaccacctccgaaagaacaaaaagggattttttatgcctctgcagtatctccacaggacgtttattgtcggatttggctaatACCAgactgatctagcttatgattttgagttttgtctacaaatagcacgtctgagaaccaaaagtggactttcggccgttgtggggtttcgttcgcaccccctgcatccccccctgggtacgggacTGGATTATGTGTCGCTCGTTTATTCCAGAGAACGTGAAACAAGGGACACATAAAGCTCTGCGAAAAAGAGCAAAACTAACCAAGGTAAGTGAAACCTAAAATCTGCGGACACTATGTATgtctaaaagaaaaagagcTGTAACTTGGTGTAACTCTTGATACCACGTAGCGTGTTTGGGCAAAGCTGAAAACACGGGGATGACTTTAAAATTAACACTGATTAACACTTACATGGGGtttaagaaaacaaacattgttTATTGTTACTGAGTACAACAAGCTATTGTAATTACACGCACTACACATGATCAATGCGTGTCTTGGCCAGTCGGTGAAAGCAGGGCCTCCGGGCTTACCCTTATCGGTGTCCTCTACACAACGTCTTTATTAGTTTAATTAAATATGGTGATAACCCGCAGCAAAATACGGTTTTTTTAATTACTTTTGGTGGCCCTAGCCCTTGATAGTAAAAATGCTTTTATCTGATCAATTGCAAGTGTTACAAACAGTAAACATTCGCAAGTCAAGATGAATTAAAAcagctttcttttttatacTAAAGCTTTCTTATCTATTGCCAAAACATGGTGCTCTGAAGTAACATTGTTAACTTGTAAGTTTCAAACTTCGAAGAACCACGAGAGAGACTCTCAGCTTATAAGGTCTTTCTCTATTTAATCCCCAAATTACAACTGCTGGGAATATCTGAAGAACTCTGATTTTAATCAACGGATGCAATTAACGCAGTAAATAAGAATTCATCGGAGTTTTTATCGTATATTGTTTGCTAAAGTTTCTTGTTCCTAAACAAAGGAGCTAATATGGTTAGCAAAAGTAGTACTTCGCCTATCAATTCAATCAGAGAAAAGCACTTGAGCACACGACGTCCTAAAAATGTTGCTTGGGGCTTTTAAAGAAACAGTCTTTATTTGACGAACAGCTAGAGACCACTCttaataaaacagaaaaaaattaaataagtaAAGAAGCCGATCTATGTATGCGAAAAAGCATTTTATAATCATACTCTACACAACACCAAACGGCAAGGCTTTTGGGGACCCTGTCGCCCCTGTCTCCTTAACCTGTGTTGTTTGCCGCCACTgattgatatttattttgctaCGCTCCGTTCTGACCGACATTCAATATTCCTAGATAGCAAAGAAAAGGACTTGATAAAACGATAACAGCTTGACCACATAATTCACAGTTGTTAGAAATATGTTGAAACAGGGCACACAGGATCCATAGTCCAATGTTACTCGAATGTGTTATAAATCTCCAATGTTACTCGAATGTGTTATGAATTTCTCTTTTTCAAAGCTAATTCCTCTTTGGATTTTGCATTTTTAGCTGAAGACACAtagataatatttttaaaatcgtgTTCAATTTGAGCTAATAACGGTAGTGGCTGTCCGGAGGCTCTTTGAATTGTTTGTGTACATTTGAATTGAGCGGAAAATCGGATCTAGATGTCAAAATAAGATAAACAAGAATCACAGAACTTGTGGAAGCCATTGGATCTGCTTCCACCTGGAACGTGCAAATCGACAGGTGGCCAGGCTTGGTTTAAATTCAATTTAACGTAATTTGGATTGTCTAATTGCCGTTATAATTTAATTCTATCGTCTCCAATGTGTGCTCTGTACTCTCAAGCAGAACGTTTGGCTATCAGATGGTGGCATTTACCATAACTCATTAAAGGCATGTATATTAAAATACTCTTGGAAAATCTAAATgttgaaaataattttgctacaaacacacatacctcacaaaaaataataattaacgaTCTCGTTGTGCACTTTATCCTTATCAACGAGGTTATACAAAACGCATATAGTTCACACGTTCAGCGTTAGGTTATACAAAACGCATATAGTTCACACGTTTAGCGTTAGGTTATACAAAACGCATATAGTTCACACGTTCAGCGTTAGGTGTCGGAGCTGTGTTGATTTTTATTCGCAGAATTAAAATTAATCAAACATGTTTGCTCTCTGCGTGCTATTGATTGTCTATATCGTTTGTCATGTATAACGCGCAAAGGACATACTCTCTACCGTGCATCTATTTATCGAGCCGCCAATGTCTTTGGTACTACCTCTGTAAACACTTGGGGAATAGTTGGGTTGGCGTCCTTTAGAAGTGGGCGTCACAAACCTGTTAGCCTCGATGAAAGAATACAAATGTGACAGCACTGAGATTCAGTGTGCATTCCAAGATTCCCACTCTGAGACGCCGACCGTTACGAGGGCTGAAGCTCCCCCAGGCCAAACAGTCAAACCTCACGAAAAGAGCAAAAGCCAAGCTATCGATCAAGACATGGCAAACAACAAGGTTAGCGCCGAAAACCTCGTCCCTGAACCTGGATTTCTTCAGGAGCGGAGGGGTAAAAGAATTTGGCAGATTATTAGCATGGTTATTTTGGTCTTTGCTGTTGTTATGCTTGCTTTATTCATTTGGCAGTTGTCAAAACAGTCCGCCAAGAGCCCAGTATCGGAGAGAACCCAAGGCAATGATGACAGCGTTTGGCCTGCCATTAAGAAGTGTCCAATTCTCCCACCACTAGTATCGCTACCCCGAGACCTACCGAAAGATTTGAATCAGTCACTTGTAAGAATTGAAGACTACTTGAAAAAGCTTGTGAATCCGCAGAGTCAGCTCCCTGCAATCTCTGCAACTATTTACTACAAAGACAAGGTTCTATGGATTGGACACTACGGGACAAAAATTGCGGAAAATAAAACCCCTCCGAATGATGATACTCGGTACCGGATCGGTAGCATAACCAAAGTTTTTCCCGTGATAATGTTATATAAAATGTACCAAGATGGATTGATCGATTCATTAGACGACCCACTGAGTAAATATGCCCCCGATTTCCATATGAATAACCCATTCACGGAAGAGAATATAACTTTACGACAAATAGCTAACCAGTTATCCGGGCTCCCTCGCGAGGCCCCCTGCGGCGCGTGCTTAAATGAAACGACTTCCAGTAAGCAGCTCGCCCTGCTTCGTAACCGAAGCCTTGTGGTTGAGCCAGGGACAGTGCCGTCCTACAGCAACCTCGGATATGCTCTGCTAGGAAGGTTGCTGACGGAGATGCCAAAAGTAAACATGACCTTCGAGGATTGGACTCGGAACAAAATTTTAATCCCTCTGGGATTAAACAACACGGGGTTCCGCATCGACAAAGAGGTTGAGCAGGATATGGCGCCTTCTTACAACTCCTTGGGGAATCGCGTGCCCTTCATGGACATTAAATGGCTAGCCCCTGCTGGACAAATGTACTCGAGCCCGCGGGATATGGCTTTGTTCGGGATGTATCTGAACGCAGCAAAGAAACAATCAGTTCTGCAAACGAAGTACTTGAGGGAGATCTTATCACCGTCGGACATAGCGCCTGATGGGCAGACTTTGTGGGGAAGTCCGTGGGAGATGATCTTTCATAAGAATTTCCTCGTCCGAGGCAAGGGGGGTACAATTGACAGCTATTCGGCTATGGTGAGCGTTGTCCCTGAAATCCAGCTCGGCTTTAATGTGTTCATTAATGCTGCATACCATTTCAAGGAAGGCGCCCTCATCGCTAATACTATTTTGGATTATGTATACAGAGAATTTTTACCCGTGTTTAACAGAACATTATTCGAAGTAGGCGGCAGGTTAAAGTTCAATAACGCAACGATGTATATCGGTACTTACAACATTACAAAGACAAGCGAACTTACTGGAGAAATTGAATCAAAGTACCAAGCGACAATCGACGATCACAACTACACCTTACTTTATActgaaaataacaagaaaacattCTTATATGACACTGAAGTCCCTTTACTTCTAAGAGCAGCTAAAGATACAAGCAGCTGTCTAGAATCACAACTCGGCAATCGTGCtcagttttatttttcgccCGCTGTTGAAGGTGTGTCTCCCGGATTTTTAGTGCCGGGATGGGGCATCACTGGGGTACGGGTGTAGGAGGTAGTCTCCCGGGGTTTCCTTGCCTGGATGGGGGATCAGGGGGGAACGGGTGTAGATGGTGGGTCTTCCGGGTTTTCAGTGCCGGGGTGGAGCATTGCTGGGGTACGGGTGTAGGGGGTAGTCTCCCGGGTTTTCCTTGACGGGATGGGGGATCAGATAAGTACGAGTGTAGGAGGTAGACTACTGGGTTTTCAGTGCCGGGGTGGGGGATCAGGGGGGTATGGGTGTAGATCTTGATCTCCAGCACCTTTTGGAGCGGATAGTAGAAATGGGCATGGAACTGACAGAAAGTTATAGGGCGGAGAGAATACGTAGTTGGGTAAATTATGCGCTGGCTTATCGAGCACGTGTCAGGGCATGGTAAAGGGTGTACAGCATTGATTTATATCAGTTATCACGTCAAAATCTTCAATTATTACGCCGTTACAGATTAGAGATATCGTATTCACATAAAATATACTATCTAATCATCAGTGATTTGCGTGGTCTACTATTTCCGGTGTAAGCGCGACCCCCTCTTGGCCgtcaaaaagtgggtcatgtCTTATTGGGGATATTCTCAAATACTATCCTATTTTCATAGTATACCTACTGCGCACTacatccccccccctacccctctcgGTACACCCATGGTCCTTTTTGCACGAAGCATATAAGCGAGCCCCAGCAATATTTACTAACAACTATATTTTGGACATTCACTTCCTAAAATGACGAGCTATGCAAAGCAAGCAACctaaaaatatacataaagtaaaaataaataccTCCCCAGGAGACTCAACAATGTACTCGCAAAAGACGCAACAACCAAGTACGAATAATATTTGAGATTTtcaagattttattttattagtagAATGAACGCCTAATTCTAACTCCACATGTCTACTTCAAACCAAGAATCGCAAACCGCAAAAGCGCACAGGAAAACGCACAGAAACCGcttagaaaaacttaaaaaaccgtcaaaacaagtaaacaacCGTAAACCGCGCAGTCTATAAAAAACGCAATACCGCGGACAAGAATCGTGCAGTTTTtcaaaataaggaatatattagtttccttatatggaagtgaccgcgtttggcaaaaacgacaatttttggctgaattttcttgatacGGAAAAACTGCGCCAgatttaagtctttcattacTATAACGTCCTGAGACGCCCGTAAAATATAGCCCAACTTcaaaacgtcagaaatgcaaactgaacatcaccagacccggatactcatggattcgtccaaggcatagacgaccttcaaaagcagATCCAAGCAATGTGATAGAATTGACtccatttcaaaatattaactttgatttctgaccaattcgtaaacgaatgcttaaactcagaaacatttcatgccaaaaaagacacgaaattccgaactacaaataaagacaagcaaacacagatcaagtcacaaatagatacctttattgcgctcagTCAGGTCCAATTTTACAGCCATCagccacaataatcaatgctaaaacctccattagaagcgagtctaCATGTTTCGGCTAAaatgcatgcctgcactgcatcatgggagtcttagAAACGCCTTCACAGAGAGGcgggcaacccccccccccccccataattataccagtttttttgccccaaagccaaacaaaacatttccaggtccaaggaacccaggaaaagcctgaaaacaatttttgaataagtttgggtagcaaagatgtgccacattggagagtatgaggccatttacTAGAAAATTCTCACTCGGTGAAACCCAAACAAGGAATTatttatcccattgaatcaacctcagcgtgcaaacatccataagcacagcattaattatacACA encodes:
- the LOC125561935 gene encoding ankyrin repeat-containing protein DDB_G0279043-like, with product MVINSIYNVLTQVLLSRSYSPSIMVKKAPKPPRPPKPNKTNDKKKKKKNDKNVELVMVNGKAKEADLDDDESEQPLKTTVEGTKQEQLCAAAYMGDKETAIKLLDKGVDINCADEYGKTPLHHATTGKRIEFVEFLLSRGAELTKQDQRGDTPLHAAVRTGDEAIVKTLVSNEKCNVNAKGRGLCTPLHIACGMDKLKICKLLIEHEARIDLKDEDKMTPLGHAVEKGAKNTAEYIFSIGKSTNMARDTLSTALGRHYRLQTVRRVHFDKAPRLFEQCRRRSGT
- the LOC125572217 gene encoding putative beta-lactamase-like 1; translation: MKEYKCDSTEIQCAFQDSHSETPTVTRAEAPPGQTVKPHEKSKSQAIDQDMANNKVSAENLVPEPGFLQERRGKRIWQIISMVILVFAVVMLALFIWQLSKQSAKSPVSERTQGNDDSVWPAIKKCPILPPLVSLPRDLPKDLNQSLVRIEDYLKKLVNPQSQLPAISATIYYKDKVLWIGHYGTKIAENKTPPNDDTRYRIGSITKVFPVIMLYKMYQDGLIDSLDDPLSKYAPDFHMNNPFTEENITLRQIANQLSGLPREAPCGACLNETTSSKQLALLRNRSLVVEPGTVPSYSNLGYALLGRLLTEMPKVNMTFEDWTRNKILIPLGLNNTGFRIDKEVEQDMAPSYNSLGNRVPFMDIKWLAPAGQMYSSPRDMALFGMYLNAAKKQSVLQTKYLREILSPSDIAPDGQTLWGSPWEMIFHKNFLVRGKGGTIDSYSAMVSVVPEIQLGFNVFINAAYHFKEGALIANTILDYVYREFLPVFNRTLFEVGGRLKFNNATMYIGTYNITKTSELTGEIESKYQATIDDHNYTLLYTENNKKTFLYDTEVPLLLRAAKDTSSCLESQLGNRAQFYFSPAVEGVSPGFLVPGWGITGVRV